Within the Gigantopelta aegis isolate Gae_Host chromosome 8, Gae_host_genome, whole genome shotgun sequence genome, the region CAGTCTGGACtgtttttttggtacaattcagcctttttttctgaaaatatattatgttattaatacATGCACAAAAAattgagattaaacaagcctttttcaataattaattctaaaactgcctttataaaacacttcaaaagtgtattattaattaataaaatttgccaTTAATTTATTGgagcaagcacattaattacatttatttttatttcaattaatcttttttttttcatctttaatCAACCAAAACATGTGCACTGAAAATGGTGAAactgccccaaaagtgttttagTCTTGCCatggcaggtttttttttttagaaaacacTAAATAACTAATTTATCCTCCATTTTATATGATGGTGTTGGTGTTTTcatatgtatataaagaaaagtaatattaaatgtaaaatttgcaatttgttGGGTCTGTCCTGGTGAACACTAGTATACATGTGCAAATTCTTGAGTTCATAACATAATtaaaagttgatcggttggtataaactgattcccaacactaatTTTAGGATATGTAGAGTATGgcacaaaaaaattataaaaactaagAGTGGCcaggttaaaaaagaaaatgtatttgccCTGATGAGCAGgggatgttaaagggacattcctgagtttgctgcattgtaataaaatatttatatgattaaTTCTggtgtcttaatatttgtaagaagaccaaactggattttgtcttcaaataattttgtaggtctacgaaaaaacaacattttaggaaataagatgaaatttaacctagtacaaatattagaacgaccagaaatatgtttaatatacagccactaatattttatgcagaaaaatatatttgatatgtaattacaatcgttaaaaagtctgttagttgataacatcttaaaaagtgcagcaaactcaggaatgtccaagATAGGCCATAACaagttaaatatgtatatgaacttgtgcattgtttttttatataattgttttgtttctttttttaacttcaaaatACATTATCTACTATGctgaaaggtgtgtgtgtgtgtgtgtgtgtttttttctatttccaaTGCTACTGTTTTAATGTGCTTTGTGTAGGCCTACATGCAGCTTTGTTcatattatgtatgtgtatgtatatcatttatatgcattggattttaataaataaattgaaatcaTTCCAAAAACAAGTGTTTATTATTCTGTTGTGCCCCAGTGCATGTAGTAGGGATTATGTACCTAGCCGAAAACAACTAGATGGTGTGGgttcaaataataatttaaaaaggaCTAACCCCCAAGTACAGCTCTAATTGACAAGAAGATATTTCTTAACTTGTGAATGACTAGGGCTTTTTTTctggatttaatttttaaaaagaaaataataaatgtacgGTTAGGTTCCCTCTTTGagtctttattatattatatatatcaattatataatgGGGTAGGGACCAGGTGGTATATTTCCCAAAATTAAACAAGTATTGCATATACTtactatttataaaatgttctgAACAAATGcgaacatttgataaatttttGCCGTCCATGTTCTGGTTCAACTTTGAAAGCCACAATCGTCGTCGGTCAGAGCTGAGATTTTCACATTCTTTCCCTTGGTTTCTAATAACAGCTGGTAGTCTGTAGTAATGTTTCTCATTTTCTTTGTCTGTTTGTGATCGATTGTGACATCCCTCAACATTACAATAGTTCCCCTTCACCTTAGGCATTGTATCGCTGTTCGTATAACACGCTTCGACTATTGAAAACAAAGAACCATTGTCTCCAAAATGGCGGACAGCCGATCTGTGACGTCACGTGCAACCACTctattgcaaaatttaggggtggGCCCGGgaccttgcccccccccccccccacccgtaGATTCGCCTCtgagagcacattaatttactaatcatcggctattggatgtcaaacatttgtttattccgacatgtagtcttagagaggaaacccgctacatttttccatttgtagcaagggaccttttatatgcaccatcccacagacaggatagtacataccacgacttttgatataccagtcgtggtgcactggctagaacgagaaatagccaaatgggcttACCGACGGGGCCCGGGTCAACGTCCGAGATGCGCCGAAGTTTTGTAGTTAAGGCAATAACAGCAacactggtataccaaaggccgcggtatgtgctatcatgtccgTGGGATGAcgcatacaaaagaccccttgttactggtggaaacatgtagcgggtttcctttataagactgtcagaattagcaaatgttctaatagccgatgattaatacacaaatgtgctctagtggtgttgttaaacaaaacaaacatttttgacTGTAACACTGGGGGGCATGTTCACAAGGACGAGTGATCGTGGTCGTTCGTTTTTTTGCGCCAAAAATTAGATGAATGTGCTGTGATAGAAGACgacagaggcggatctgggggggggggggggggtaggggccgggcccccctaaattttgcgacagttataattttattatatcttaatcccctccaaacctcccccaaagttccattggcattccgcctcatgtcattggggtcCCCCTaaattgattttctggatccgccactgaacgATGGAACCAGTAAAATATTCACCAGGTTTGGCCTAAACTGATTGGTGACCGGCCGTCGGTCGGCTGGTAGGGACTGGGTTCGCCAGttttaaggccactacgccgacttctttctcactaacaactaaccactaacctaatgcagtggacagacagtccagattgctgaaatgtgtgtacccaggaaagcgagcttgaaccataattaaatataagaactgtcacggtacatgctcttaaatttgtttcgcctgtggcgattttaattgtgttagagggccgtgtgcagtttattgcccgtagcccaggtggacaacttgttacgtaatacttctcgcGCGATctggcattccaatatgcacttagtcccgctgtggaggccatgtggcgagtagttacgtaatacctctgcgagtgcggttttacaaccgtgattttggcgacgatggcgtcagtaagtctgacgatcagagagaaataataccgactctagtagagtcagactatgagatgatacgtgaggtaccgccttgtactcccaggccaattctgaatttataataaatagctaggatttagagatatctaggagaacgaatttaggacggctccagggaacgtagtccgtttggactttggtaaatatcatttctgctctgtgtataaccttgatgtgattgatgtgactttaaatattttaatactgtattataccaatattctttagacagtgtcttcggtcatctgacgaagtaaatcgtagactttttgttctaacattatacgagtatttggtaatataaagcttagccagtcatcctagatgacctgggtaaactgtaggttattgtatttattgtgataggtaccagtattaattttgtgttacagattactgaaagagtagttaagggttaattaaaaattaacgcgttaggaatagagctgtaattcctttattaattaacttctcctgtaagcgtttctcaattatcacacgtgtggtgtaacggtgaagtgattcgcatattgtgtaactagacacctagagattaactaattaagtgatcagttctgggttgttattattgttgttattaattactactacggctgtacatttgtcagcgtagattaatacagattccaaagtgtattgtgtttttgttgtgttttctagagaactaacgtgctatattatatataccttatataagatcgtatctctgatcatacctagagacgagccatactaggtttaacagcctgttacagagagatctaatagatatacagttaggagagatattttgataatcgtgttttattcagttacgggaattatagaatccccgtgacaagaaccaaaaaagttgaaatataatgtaatataaatggttTCATAGGTATTGGAAGATGACAGTGACTTGGGTGGATAGGTGCGTTTGAAGACAGctataaattgtatattatttaattttcgtCTGGTGGCAGTGCACGCCAAAttttacaagtgcctcttaacaatgccagaagtaactactgaacactccccgaagtggtcagactaagcctacagctaaaagctgatggggaatggcaggtgtgtggcacagatagtcacaagagacaagcacctgtagCGGTTGAAAAGACGGACTGGTATGTGGAGGTGGAtaacaaaataagttgaaagataggagttgccagatcgggaggAAATGAGACAGAattcaaaggaaagaaaggaaaggggggggggggggttagaccACTACCACGTCCCACCCCCTGCACATTATGCACATTATGTGTGTCTGCCCGAGTGCGTTTATACACTGGACATGTGATCTAGTTTAGTCaatagagcactcacctgagaaGCTTAGGTCGGAGGATTGAATCCTATCGTGAACCCATTGTTGGATTGTTTTTGGTTGTcctaaaggtcgtggtatgtgctggctttgtctgtaggaaagtacatataaaagattccctgcTGCAATTGCGCGTTGAAACCACCTTTGCGGATCCATTCTTTTTGTTCCGTCCCGACTATTTTCCCACAACATATATGCCAAAGatcgtggtatatactgtcctgtctgtaggaaatgttaaaagtaacaaaataaaaggaaatgttttatttaatgacgcactcaacacattttatttacggttatatggcgtcggatgtctgtaggaaagtgaatataaaatatccatgtttgctaatgaaaaaatgctgcgggtttcctctataaaccCTTCTTGTGGCACTTTATATGCGGCGAAAACTGTTACATGTATgcacatgtatttttatattatatattatacttttataaTAGTGGTAtttagtataatatatacatgaatgTATGATGATTATATTTAGTTGGCCTATTTAACTTTTTACATTGACCTCATGTACTGTATTGGAAAAGTGGAACATTCTAAAATATTCTTaagtatcatttaatttttattaactatTGTTAACTACATGCTTATTGTACATTAGATACGTACCAGCGTATTTGTTCAGTAAACgggcggtcggtttgggatcggttccagccagtgcaccacgactggtaaatcaaatgcagtggtatgtgctatcctgtctgtcgaaaaaaatgtagcaggtttcctctaagactgtatgtcaaagttaccaaatgtttgacttccaatagtcgatgattaattaatcaatatgctctagtggtgtcgttaagcaaaacaaactttttgttcaGTAAACAACCCACTTTGAACCGCGAATCGTGGTTCAACCGGCAACGATAAATCACCACATGGTTTAACCAGTTTAAAAACAAGGACAAAAGGTATGTGTGTCAGCTACCTACCCAATATCAACGTTGCAGTAATACAGGATCAGGAATAGCATAGGACAGTCACTGTTACATGCACATGTTTCTTATGTAATGGATGATAACTTTATTGGAGAGCCATGGATGCAAGATCAAAGCGATTTTTTTGGATGTGTCGGGGTGGAGCATGATTCGAACCCCTTAGAAACTtcgcttgccacagtctagCCTCAGTCCTCCCCTGCATAATCAGATTTTCCATGGGGTTgggcatgactcgacccccttTTAAATTTCAATCGCCATGGACTAGACTCCCCTGCTAAAAGTTCTGCATCGATGACGAATCTGTTTGACAAAGTCAAGTCACATCGTCGTCTCttgcataaacataaacatcaGTTGACGCCTTTATACGGAACATGGATAAATCGCTatgcattttatattttgtaaaaattgtcTTTCAGGTGAAATTTGCAGAGTCCTGTATAAGTTAGAtacagaatatattaaatttgattgtttCAGCAGAAGACCTTCAAATTCCTGGTGATTGATATAGGTGCGTGTCTAGGACAGtattacaaatatacatgtGCTCTCTTCGTGTCAGTGGTCAATGTATACATGGTCACTGGTCACTGTGCACCCGTTAGTCTACGTGTGCTCTCTTCGTGTCAGTGGTCAATGTATACATGGCCACTGGTCACTGTGCACCCGTTAGTCTGGGCGTTAATGTACATGATATTTGATACATAGAaaatcaggttactacgtttttaTATGGTcgttatttggcgaggtttagataacggtgtaacaggagAGCATTAGCgagcctgttacaccgttatcgaaccgagccaaataaccatgatatcaaaacgtagtaacattatatattttttttatcattcaacccctttcaagttatatttttgtaatgtttcagtcaaaaacggtgtagaattttttttttttttatcgtgtagaaactatTACCGGAAGTCGGACAATAGCAGATGTCCGAAAacatcttgggaatggcatagccagcctaaaagttatgtttccaaattttaaataaaataatttgattatatttcaaagtctgtcacaatattacaatttttgtacctttttttgtgtgaaaataAACTAAGGTTTATGTGTTACCtgaagaagatctacatcactggctgctagtgactgtgacgtcagacgttgttccaatgtaaacattctttgcaggaagctacttgcctttttgtttcaaaatgtttatttcaaaattctggctagttccgaatgggaACGAATAAtggaaaattgaaaaataagaggtaatttgacgttacaggaagtgtaaatgttatatttatttatgcagttcaacaattattgctgcaAATGCATGTTTGAAAAAACATTTCCTAGTGACAcgataacacttcgaattatcaggtaggggttatcaggGCAATAGGAATCATGGTTGCATAATAAAACAGATTACAATACCTATACCTGTGTTTTCTTTTAGAAAGATACGTTGTACAATTGATTCCAGGCATGTCACAGGTAAATCTGGTTACAAGACCATCTATTAATAGTACCTGGAGGGTGTAAGGCGCAAATTCCATCTGTCCGTAATCCGAATGCCAATgcgtatacacatacataatcTATAAGCATAGACTATTTCGGATACGCTTACGGTAACGCATAAAAATGAAATCTACTCAACCTATTTGCATAGAGTGAATACTATGCATTACGGATTAAGGACAAATGAAATTTGCCCCTATGACACAAACTCATAGCACATAGGCGATTATAGCAACATGTGTACGTAAAACTGCTATACGCAGCGTTTAAGGCAACATACACGCACCATGGATTTACGTGCTACCACCCCTCAAcgttaaagtaaatcagaagaAATAGGGGATTAAGCTCCTAGAACGAGTAACGCcctaaacataattattttagtgatgaaaataaacattttacatttttctgATGTTTATCACACCCTCACTGTACATATCCCCTCAAGTTGTACAGGTCCCACGGGTTCACAAAATGTGGATTTGTATCACACCCTCACCGTACATATCCCCTGAAGATGTACAGGTCCCATGGATACACAACATGTGGATTTTTATCATACCCTCACCGTACATATCCCCTCACGTTGTACAGATCCCATGGGTACACAAAATGTGGATTTTTATCATACCCTCACCGTACATATCCCCTCACGTTGTACAGATCCCATGGGTACACAAAATGTGGATTTTTATCATACCCTCACCGTACATATCCCCTCACGTTGTACAGATCCCATGGGTACACAAAATGTGGATTTTTATCACACCCTCACCGTACATATCCCCTCACGTTGTACAGATCCCATGGGTACACAAAATGTGGATTTGTATCACACCCTCGCCGTACATATCCCCTCACGTTGTACAGATCCCATGGGTACACAAAATGTGGATTTGTATCACACCCTCACCGTACATATCCCCTCACGTTGTACTGATCCCATGGGTACACAAAATGTGGATTTGTATCACACCCTCACCGTACATATCCCCTCACGTTGTACTGATCCCATGGGTACACAAAATGTGGATTTGTATCATACCCTCACCGTACATATCCCCTCACGTTGTACATATCCCCTCACGTTGTACAGATCCCATGGGTACACAAAATGTGGATTTGTATTATACCCTCACCGTACATATCCCCTCACGTTGTACAGATCCCATGGGTACACAGAATGTGGATTTGTATCATACCCTCACCGTACATATCCCCTCACGTTGTACAGATCCCCTCACGTTGTACAGATCCCATGGGTACACAAAATGTGGATTTTTATCATACCCTCACCGTACATATCCCCTCACGTTGTACATATCCCCTCACGTTGTACAGGTCCCATGGGTACACAAAATGTGGATTTTTCACTCCGAGTCTGTAATGATTGGCTTGTTGAAATATGTCTTGTAATATGTCATTTATAAGATCTTCGGGGTTGCTGAGAATATTTTCCGAATTCGTGGTTAAAAACCGCATTTTACAAACCAATATGGGGTAATCCAAGATAGTGGCATAAACTTCATTATGGAGGACAGAAATAagcatatttaaaacaacatacTTAAAATATATCGGGTTTTTTAATGCTTTCAGTGTCCCTATATATAAAAGGTTTCAAACCAGCTTATGTTTTGACCAAATGTTCTCATGATTGTTTGCACGACAAAATCCATAAGGATTTAAAGTTATAATCCCGATTGGTGTTTCGTTATTCGTGAAACAAGGATTGAGATATCATCTGGTATAACATGTCCAGCTGGTTGATAACAACAATGTAGTCCGACTGCCATAGGCATTAAAGGTACATTCAAACCTGACGTATACGGTCCTACAAGGATGTAGTCGAAAGTGACCGCTTAAAATAAGTTCACGTTCtgtcagtggcgtagcgaggaGAGGGGGATGGGAGGGAAGAGGGTCCATGGCCACCCCAATgaaatcttttttatttttgtttttactgtattaaatgttattaaatcatacatacatagtgtggctccccccccccccccctccccaatatgGGTTGCCTCCCCCAAtgtaaaatcctggctacgccagtgtgtTCTGTGAAACTACAAATAAACCATTTGAATGATAATtagtattcatttatttaaaaatccgAACGTGTTGATGGTTCACTGAATTTGAAATATGGAGgaatagaatttgttttaaaaactacatatacttttttttctagAATTGTTAATTAGACTAATAGAATCAATTCTCTTCTTTGCATATTATAAATTCAGAAACAGTTTTTGTATGTTTCATTGTGTCTATGGAGAAGGCCGTGCAACAATATCAAAACTTTTACTGAACATGTGAAGTGGTGGATTGGATATGTTGTGACcttatttaaaaaagaacacTGCCATTCCACGaataatatactaaataaaaactAGCACAGAACAGAGCtgattggaataaatatagctgtgaatcactgtcaaaaacagtgatgatatcaggtgttcgcgaaagatgagcatatcTTGCCTCACCGATGGCGTCCATAAGTACtgcaggggcgagacgtagcccagtggtaaaaaacTACACATAGTTGTTTTCTAGAATTGTTAATTAGACTAATAGAATCAATTCTCCTCTTTGCATATTATAGATTCAgaaacagttttgtttgtttctttttgtctaTGGAGAAGGCCGTGCAATAATACCTAAACTTATACTAAACATGTGAAGTGTTGAATTGGATATTTTGTGacgttatttaaaaaagaacacTGCCATTCCACGaataatatactaaataaaaactAGCACAGAACAGAGCtgattggaataaatatagctgtgaatcactgtcaaaacagtgatgatattaggtgttcgcgaaaggtgagcatatcttGACCCACTGGTGGCATCCATAAGTActgcaggggcgggacgtagcacagaaatattggaataaatatagctgtgaatcactgtcaaaacagtgatgatattagGTGTTCGCGAAATGTGAGTATATCTTGACCCACCGGTGGCATCCAtaagtactgccaccacagctgtcaagtccgtaacttcatctaaaacgataaaacaaatgtgcaaaaGTTCAAGTCAATCATTTACCTAAAACGATGAAAAAATGTGCAAAAGTTTCACCAAGGAAAGGAAAAAGTATGACCGAGTTCAGTATATGCAATAAGCATCAGCgatcattttggtcagtgaatGAAGCCAATGACACTGGCCCGTGATTATTGCAAAATGAAGCTGAAGATTATAACGTTATATCTTTCTTGCCAACAATACAAAGACTTCAAATTCAGGAGGGTCAAACTGGGGCATGGAGAAGGTATCAGATTTATATTCCAGAACCTCAAACTGGGCATTGCATAAGGCATCTATTACATCAGACGTCGAAAATGAAAGATAGTGGAAGATTCTGTTATCAACTGTATAAGCCGTTTTGTTCTTTACATCGCGCATGACAAGATGACCACCAGAGGGAAGAAGGGAGGCCACATTTTTCAAGAACTGTTTGTATTCAGCGACACTTTTTGCAGCAGCAGCAAGACAGAAACTGGTAAATACGACATCGAATGCCTCAACGTAGTCTGGTCCTAATGGAAGTTCCATTGTGACGTCACAAGTGACGAGTTTCTTCACGGATGTCTTTAGGTGACCAATCATTCTTTTAGTCCACTCTGAAACATCTCTGAAAGACAAAAAGCATTTTcacttataaattaaattacataaactggtacatatatatgcaattttatttatcaagacaagacaagacaaatcaataattttattcTCTAAAGATTACACTGAGTGTAATATGGAGCAAATATAAACAGAATTAGTTTTCAAAGTGTTTTCTGTATTGGAAATATTACTTGATTATTAGTAACCCGGAAGACTTACCTTCTCAGTGACAATTTGTAAATATGCACAatttacacaaatttaaaaagtgattttttacTTAAACGTAATTGCACTGGACCTGTTTGTAATATAACTATGTGTTAATTAATTCTAATGACTAATGAAACTCATCATCAGTACTGAGGTAActggtaatattttatatagtatatcCTTTCAAAATTGCTGCCTTTTGAAAATTGAGTTTATCTACATCCCAGGACGAAGCGGCATTTATTATACTTCAAGGCAATTGCTAACTAATAGGAAAGCGTATTGTTGGCTTTACTTTAAGTAATGTTTTTCTCTAAACGGTCAATCTTCATAATTCAGCACCAGGAACGGAATGTAATCCAatgataaagcgctcgtttgatgcgcagtcggtttgggatcgatctccttccgtgggcctattgggctatagctcgttccagccagtgcgcaacgactggtatatcagagaccGTAGTATGTGGTATCATGTATGTgttatagtgcatataaaagatccgttgctactgatggaaaactgtatcgggtttcctctctaagactgtcaaaattaccaaatgtttgacatccaataaccgatgattattaaatcaatgtgctctagtgatgtcgttaaacaaaacaaactttaactttcattcaaCATGAGCATATTATACAACTCGTACTACGGGCCGCACAGACTCACTTGGCTCCAGTCAACTCTGCTGTGAACTTGAAAATATGATCCCATTTGAAGTTTATCTTTTCTCCGTCCATCCAGCGTCTAATGGTGTCAATATTAGAAGGTGAAAGGTCAGCCATGACAATGTCCGTGAATGTCCGTGAATCGTAAAAGTCTGtgtctatctgtgatatttgtgtttttgcacagttctttacactgtttttatttaaagtttaaatttttatattgatgttgatcatcactttatttgtttgcattaccatagtttgacacccaatagctgatgtatttttcgtgctggggtgtcgttaaacattcattcattcattcattcagtttgaagtaaacctATATCATTTTCGTTTGTCCTTAATTAatatgctccatcttccgtaatgatgtaattatcTCATCTGCTTGAAATATCATACACGTATGGCCGTTATAAcagctagtcgcagacgtatatttactttgttttgtgaaattggcttcTCAGATGCATTTCATGGTAAATCGGCAATACTTTATTTGGAAGTTTATAGAGTTTAAGAACaccgttttcttttttttaaacacacacagtCAGTTTCTCCATAGATAACATGATTCTTCCTTTGCCACAAACCGGAAATTGTGTTGATTATTTCAAATCAGTTTAACAACTGAATGTTATAATTTCAGATTCCTCGTGAATAAACTCAGGGCTGTCAAGTCTCACGCATTCGGCGTGAGACTCACGCATTTGAAAATCGTGTCATGCTCTTACGCCGGTACATGATGTtctcacgcattttaaacattatagaaatatatatatatatatatatatatatatatatatatatatatatatatatatagaatactggtGGTTATCGTTAAAGGCTTGAAAGGTGCTCAAACAACAATATAACAATCACACGAAATCGTTCAAACACGAAAAATACTCGAAAGAAACCGAGCTATCAAAACATGTCTGGGAACTAAAAAAACAGcgaataaattataaaataagcTGGCAAATTATCAAACAATCGAACACGTACAAACGAAACTCCGGCCAATG harbors:
- the LOC121379456 gene encoding indolethylamine N-methyltransferase-like, translating into MIGHLKTSVKKLVTCDVTMELPLGPDYVEAFDVVFTSFCLAAAAKSVAEYKQFLKNVASLLPSGGHLVMRDVKNKTAYTVDNRIFHYLSFSTSDVIDALCNAQFEVLEYKSDTFSMPQFDPPEFEVFVLLARKI